The nucleotide sequence ACTACATGCACTAATGATAAGAAAATGGATGACATGACTGGTGATGCAGGAAGTTAATAAGCGCCTAAATGGTATAAAATAAACTTAAACGCTTACTAAGAATATATAATCAAAATTTCACCTTATCTCGGCCTGAAATAGCCCACACTAAAATACCAAACCAAACAATCCAAGAGATGCCAGCTGGAATGTTGGCAGCCATAATCTTGCCTTTATGTTGACGGTTAAGC is from Shewanella sp. MTB7 and encodes:
- a CDS encoding superinfection immunity protein, which gives rise to MFISNLGSGKMVLLLPLLFAIYFLPSIIAVLLNRQHKGKIMAANIPAGISWIVWFGILVWAISGRDKVKF